The stretch of DNA tttgtttttcttcgaATTTCTCCGAAAAGTTCCCGCttctgtacatttttattattataatatatttatttatatttaaacaaatttatttataatttataaattttaaaaaatttttttatttttttttttaacaaaggaCAAAGGCAACTCCAAATTCTTCTCCCTAAAAAGCAGCTAATtgaatgtatatgtatatataatttgtGTTAATACAATCCGACAATaccaaactttttaaatttattccgagattattattattttacccCAATTCATTTTATCGTTTGATAATACGAACACTTGGCCTCCCAGAAAGTTTAATTCTAAAATTGAAcacataataattttgattattaaaaatccaaaaatttgaCACATCATTCAATAATAAACCGCTTTCCATTGCTTAGAATATAGTCCAAACGAAATTTCctgtttaaaaaacaatattaagacATGTGAAAATTGATCTATTTATCTTACCTTTTGCCGGTAATTCATTGTAaacttgaatttaaagtatttaaatttaaactggtAAATTTATAGTGGTTCTCTTGGTAACATCAAGATAAATATCCAAatggaaaactaaaaagttGCAGCGTTATCTATCCCCAGCGATTATTCATATATGTGCACAGTCTCTTAACAGCGCAAACGTGGACAACTAAATTCAGAAACGGGAAGTAAAACATAAGAGTGAAAACAATTCTGGATCAATTCCTATAGATAGCAGTGCGCATATTGTGACTTACTTAAAGGCCAAATAGAGCCAAATCCTATACAAGGCAAAAAATAGCTCaagatttttccaattttaaaaagtcctCTCTTATTCTGTTATAATACAgtaatacaacatttttgattAAACTATTAACGATCTTTACTTGCCATTCTACGACCGAAAAACATCAATAATCCACCGCAAATATAACTAACGCCTAAGAGCAATCCAAGTACTCCATACAATGTATAATCAGGTTCAACTGCTTGCCCGAGGGCCCGAGGTTGCCGGGCTATCATTACAATGCCTCCTAATGTGAACAAGGCACCAACCACCATGCACCATATTGGATAGAAACCGGCGCAACAATCCGGTGTATACTTCTCACTGTTGCACATTTTGGAATCGAACTTAAAACAATATACTTCCGAACAAGTTCCGCAGGGCTTTACGTGTTTACTGAATGCCGAACCGAGTCGAACTGCCTTCAAAGTATTCAGAATCCCTGAGCTGTTTGTCCCAGTGAACTAGGTTTCGAAAATTCGAGCGATTCGACTTGATAGTTCTGAGACGTTTTATTTCGCAAGTATCGTGGTGTGGCGACCCCGTGTGGTCATCCACTTACTTAGCTCTAGCATAGGTACATGTACATGggctataaataatttaaagtatttGCGGAGACAGCTGGACTCGTCGGTTACTGCCCCCCAGTTCGCTGCACGTTGTCGAAGGGCACCAGGATGCCGGGTGGTCCACCGAAGCGGCTATCCGTCCTCCGGTTGCCTCCGCCGGCCTGGTGTTCCCTGTGCTCCGCCTGCTGGTGGACGGGCTGGAAGGGTCGCGGCTCCGCCGGCGATTGGGGCGATAGGACACCGGTGGGTGCTCCAAAGCCGCCGTTGTAGCGACCCGGATTCACGGTGGGCCTCGCCTTGTTCGCCTTTATAACGGCGCTGAACTCGTGCTGATTGCCGGCCACATAGACGTCGGAGTTGGCGCTTGCACTGGGATTTTGGCCAGGATTGGAGCTGGCGGACTGTGGACGCAAAAGACCCGCCGGAGCCCCAAATCCACCCGTGTACTTTCCAGTGTTGACAGCCGGGGCCACAGTCTCGGCTGGGGGAAAAAATAGGTTAGGGAAAACTCAATTTCTAGTTAAGAAacgcaaatatttattgtaactATTGTATCGCATTTTCCTATTTCATGCCTCCttaattggaatttaatttcaaccattaattgttaaaaatactattttttctgGCTATCGGTTTTGTTTTCatgaaaaagtaattaaaaagttcTATCTAAagcatataataataataaaaagtccCTGTTGCTCAAAACACATttgtcaaatttaaaattaattttttttttcaaaaaagacttttttttagtaaatttgatttgtttatatttaaacaaaattaactttAGGAGggtaagttttatataatttatagaaCACTTTAGCAAATTCctaaaatttgattaaaatattttttagagtgTATAAGGCAAAAGCTACTGGGACCTCAGGCAActtataaaagttttttgacagtacaaaaaaaatattctaaaaatgattcaaattaaaagACAAAACTCACTTTTTCGCTGATTGCTGTTTATGGGTGTGCTGATGACCTTGCCCTCGTCGCTCTTGGTGTACTCCACCTTGCTGGGCGGGAAGGGATCGATGGTGGACGGATTGGAGCTGGGACTGCTGGCCGGCGGCTCGAAGCGGGCTGCAAAGGATGTGGGATGGGTCAGTTGTccgggattgggattggagtCGGAGGAAGAGGCGTCAGCGGGCGGGATGAGGACCAGCGGTGGTTCcccgctgctgctgatgccACTGAttccactgctgctgctgcctggaAGCGGAAGCGTGACTTTGGATGGAAAAGCGGAGGAGGCGGGCGGGATGGTTGGAGGACGTGGCGGGTTGGTGGGGTTACGGTTACTGCCACTTGGTGCTCCTCCAGCTGATCCACCTGCTGGTCCAAAGTTATCCGGGTCGAAGGGCACACCGGGACCCACATCCGGATAGTCAAAGTCACGCAGCCAGGCGGGAATCGTAGCCGAATCGAAGGGGTTGCCTGCATCCAAAGGACTCGCCGTGGTGCTCCTCGAATCCTCCAGCGTCGTCGACGTTGGGTTATCTGCGttttgggtggtggtggttgtTGTAGTCAGTTTCACTGGCGGTGCTTCTGGGTGCGCTTGGGTGCTCTGAGTGGGTGGTTTTAGTGTTGGTGGTGGTATGGGTGCTTTGGTGGTTCGCTGCGTGGTCGGACGTCGCGTGGTGGTTGTAGTGGTTGTTCGTGGCGTcgttgttgtggttgttggTGCTGCCGTAGTGGTGGTTGTTGTCGTGGTTGTTCTCCTCGTAGTTGTGGTTGTGGGTCGGCTGGTGGGTGGTGGCGTCAACTGAATGTTGCCCAGATCCACAAAGGGCTCGTAGGGTGGCTCCAAATCGTTGGCCAGCGTGTGGTTGTACTTGTCATTGTCCTCGGGCACCTCGAAGGTGACCGCCACATCCAGATCCGGATCGGTGACCTCCTGCAGATAGGTGGGCAGAGTGTAGGCATAGGCCTCCTCATTTATCAGGTGATAGAAGTTGGCGGGATCTTCAGTGGTGCTTAGTATTGGTGGTGCTGCAGTcgtagtggtggtggtggaggtgGTAGTGGTGGGTCTCCTGGTcgtagtggtggtggtggtagtGCTTCTCCTGGTAGTTGTTGTGGcctgggtggtggtggtgctactGCTTCGTGGCCTCAAGGTGGTGCTACTGCTCCTGGTGGTGCTGTAATGGGCTGTGCCACGTTGGCGATTGGGAAAACGACCAGGATTACTGGGCGTGGTGCTGCCCACATGAGCATTTGTGCCATGATCAGCTGGTCCATCGGTTTGGAGGGGCTCCACTGAGCCTACAGCTCCACCACTGCTCAGGCTGAGCCGAATGTTGTTGGTAATGGGATCCACAATGCCCTGGATTTTCTTAGCCGGCAGCTGTTGGGCCTCCGTGATAATGGTGggttcctgctgctgctcctccggcTGATGGCCATCCTGATTCTGATGCGGCGGCAAGAGATCCCAGGCAATCACACTGAGTGGTGCCCCATCGGCAGCCGGCTTCCATTCCACGGGTCCGCCAATATTCGCATCCTGGCGCTGCAATTCCCGTATATAATCGGGCAGGGAGTCGACCTTCTGCTCCTCCTGCAGAGGCACCAGTTGCGCCTGCTCCACCTCCACATCCGAGGAGGCGGCGGTCGTGGTCGTGGTGTCGGATGAAGGTGGATCATGCAGGGGCGGTGTTAGTGATGTGGCTGGAagtggtgctggtggtgcaGAAGATGCTGATGCTGTGCCGGTGAATGACTGACTGGACTGTGTGGATTCCAGGCCCACAGCGATGGCATCTGGTTGGAGAGGATTCGTATTCGATGTTGAGTATTTCGAGCAATTCG from Drosophila takahashii strain IR98-3 E-12201 chromosome 2R, DtakHiC1v2, whole genome shotgun sequence encodes:
- the flap gene encoding uncharacterized protein flap isoform X2, which translates into the protein MQFDPKPRCGGSVVSFTVMLLLIIGADFAVGRPDVRDASPFARDLQPPLLQPDVTFSGSAAGGGPKAIDSYGNPIDALRPIDTPDGRKVVSAQGVQFEIPTYASGITEIRRPADDLLPPHIDAIAVGLESTQSSQSFTGTASASSAPPAPLPATSLTPPLHDPPSSDTTTTTAASSDVEVEQAQLVPLQEEQKVDSLPDYIRELQRQDANIGGPVEWKPAADGAPLSVIAWDLLPPHQNQDGHQPEEQQQEPTIITEAQQLPAKKIQGIVDPITNNIRLSLSSGGAVGSVEPLQTDGPADHGTNAHVGSTTPSNPGRFPNRQRGTAHYSTTRSSSTTLRPRSSSTTTTQATTTTRRSTTTTTTTTRRPTTTTSTTTTTTAAPPILSTTEDPANFYHLINEEAYAYTLPTYLQEVTDPDLDVAVTFEVPEDNDKYNHTLANDLEPPYEPFVDLGNIQLTPPPTSRPTTTTTRRTTTTTTTTTAAPTTTTTTPRTTTTTTTRRPTTQRTTKAPIPPPTLKPPTQSTQAHPEAPPVKLTTTTTTTQNADNPTSTTLEDSRSTTASPLDAGNPFDSATIPAWLRDFDYPDVGPGVPFDPDNFGPAGGSAGGAPSGSNRNPTNPPRPPTIPPASSAFPSKVTLPLPGSSSSGISGISSSGEPPLVLIPPADASSSDSNPNPGQLTHPTSFAARFEPPASSPSSNPSTIDPFPPSKVEYTKSDEGKVISTPINSNQRKTETVAPAVNTGKYTGGFGAPAGLLRPQSASSNPGQNPSASANSDVYVAGNQHEFSAVIKANKARPTVNPGRYNGGFGAPTGVLSPQSPAEPRPFQPVHQQAEHREHQAGGGNRRTDSRFGGPPGILVPFDNVQRTGGQ
- the flap gene encoding uncharacterized protein flap isoform X3, with protein sequence MQFDPKPRCGGSVVSFTVMLLLIIGADFAVGRPDAIAVGLESTQSSQSFTGTASASSAPPAPLPATSLTPPLHDPPSSDTTTTTAASSDVEVEQAQLVPLQEEQKVDSLPDYIRELQRQDANIGGPVEWKPAADGAPLSVIAWDLLPPHQNQDGHQPEEQQQEPTIITEAQQLPAKKIQGIVDPITNNIRLSLSSGGAVGSVEPLQTDGPADHGTNAHVGSTTPSNPGRFPNRQRGTAHYSTTRSSSTTLRPRSSSTTTTQATTTTRRSTTTTTTTTRRPTTTTSTTTTTTAAPPILSTTEDPANFYHLINEEAYAYTLPTYLQEVTDPDLDVAVTFEVPEDNDKYNHTLANDLEPPYEPFVDLGNIQLTPPPTSRPTTTTTRRTTTTTTTTTAAPTTTTTTPRTTTTTTTRRPTTQRTTKAPIPPPTLKPPTQSTQAHPEAPPVKLTTTTTTTQNADNPTSTTLEDSRSTTASPLDAGNPFDSATIPAWLRDFDYPDVGPGVPFDPDNFGPAGGSAGGAPSGSNRNPTNPPRPPTIPPASSAFPSKVTLPLPGSSSSGISGISSSGEPPLVLIPPADASSSDSNPNPGQLTHPTSFAARFEPPASSPSSNPSTIDPFPPSKVEYTKSDEGKVISTPINSNQRKTETVAPAVNTGKYTGGFGAPAGLLRPQSASSNPGQNPSASANSDVYVAGNQHEFSAVIKANKARPTVNPGRYNGGFGAPTGVLSPQSPAEPRPFQPVHQQAEHREHQAGGGNRRTDSRFGGPPGILVPFDNVQRTGGQ
- the flap gene encoding uncharacterized protein flap isoform X5; translation: MQFDPKPRCGGSVVSFTVMLLLIIGADFAVGRPDVRDASPFARDLQPPLLQPDVTFSGSAAGGGPKAIDSYGNPIDALRPIDTPDGRKVVSAQGVQFEIPTYASGITEIRRPADDLLPPHIARFEPPASSPSSNPSTIDPFPPSKVEYTKSDEGKVISTPINSNQRKTETVAPAVNTGKYTGGFGAPAGLLRPQSASSNPGQNPSASANSDVYVAGNQHEFSAVIKANKARPTVNPGRYNGGFGAPTGVLSPQSPAEPRPFQPVHQQAEHREHQAGGGNRRTDSRFGGPPGILVPFDNVQRTGGQ
- the flap gene encoding atrophin-1 isoform X4, whose translation is MQFDPKPRCGGSVVSFTVMLLLIIGADFAVGRPDVRDASPFARDLQPPLLQPDVTFSGSAAGGGPKAIDSYGNPIDALRPIDTPDGRKVVSAQGVQFEIPTYASGITEIRRPADDLLPPHIDNPTSTTLEDSRSTTASPLDAGNPFDSATIPAWLRDFDYPDVGPGVPFDPDNFGPAGGSAGGAPSGSNRNPTNPPRPPTIPPASSAFPSKVTLPLPGSSSSGISGISSSGEPPLVLIPPADASSSDSNPNPGQLTHPTSFAARFEPPASSPSSNPSTIDPFPPSKVEYTKSDEGKVISTPINSNQRKTETVAPAVNTGKYTGGFGAPAGLLRPQSASSNPGQNPSASANSDVYVAGNQHEFSAVIKANKARPTVNPGRYNGGFGAPTGVLSPQSPAEPRPFQPVHQQAEHREHQAGGGNRRTDSRFGGPPGILVPFDNVQRTGGQ
- the flap gene encoding uncharacterized protein flap isoform X1 codes for the protein MQFDPKPRCGGSVVSFTVMLLLIIGADFAVGRPDVRDASPFARDLQPPLLQPDVTFSGSAAGGGPKAIDSYGNPIDALRPIDTPDGRKVVSAQGVQFEIPTYASGITEIRRPADDLLPPHIGELTTTKERRTKGTAAASGAKSRTETETETRTKHVTKETNALTAQKPHSTNSRSSSNSNTNSNSTTRTAQAAPPPPISTTNKLAKRDSQGGQFPIAPPSNRHAPPAYSLIKLNPFVDASDSPITQILGSSFPSPLCPPSSVPSPTANCSKYSTSNTNPLQPDAIAVGLESTQSSQSFTGTASASSAPPAPLPATSLTPPLHDPPSSDTTTTTAASSDVEVEQAQLVPLQEEQKVDSLPDYIRELQRQDANIGGPVEWKPAADGAPLSVIAWDLLPPHQNQDGHQPEEQQQEPTIITEAQQLPAKKIQGIVDPITNNIRLSLSSGGAVGSVEPLQTDGPADHGTNAHVGSTTPSNPGRFPNRQRGTAHYSTTRSSSTTLRPRSSSTTTTQATTTTRRSTTTTTTTTRRPTTTTSTTTTTTAAPPILSTTEDPANFYHLINEEAYAYTLPTYLQEVTDPDLDVAVTFEVPEDNDKYNHTLANDLEPPYEPFVDLGNIQLTPPPTSRPTTTTTRRTTTTTTTTTAAPTTTTTTPRTTTTTTTRRPTTQRTTKAPIPPPTLKPPTQSTQAHPEAPPVKLTTTTTTTQNADNPTSTTLEDSRSTTASPLDAGNPFDSATIPAWLRDFDYPDVGPGVPFDPDNFGPAGGSAGGAPSGSNRNPTNPPRPPTIPPASSAFPSKVTLPLPGSSSSGISGISSSGEPPLVLIPPADASSSDSNPNPGQLTHPTSFAARFEPPASSPSSNPSTIDPFPPSKVEYTKSDEGKVISTPINSNQRKTETVAPAVNTGKYTGGFGAPAGLLRPQSASSNPGQNPSASANSDVYVAGNQHEFSAVIKANKARPTVNPGRYNGGFGAPTGVLSPQSPAEPRPFQPVHQQAEHREHQAGGGNRRTDSRFGGPPGILVPFDNVQRTGGQ